The proteins below are encoded in one region of Archocentrus centrarchus isolate MPI-CPG fArcCen1 chromosome 13, fArcCen1, whole genome shotgun sequence:
- the igsf10 gene encoding immunoglobulin superfamily member 10 — MIVCVSSSPYLQRWLLKTLLFLAAVLPSSADCPKPCACHVPTEVHCTFRYLTAVPDHIQPAVEKINLGYNSITVLRENDLSGLKNLELLMLHSNTIHTTEDRAFKDLESLQVLKMSYNKVKIINKETFKGLDSLLRLHMDHNHIEFINPEAFFGLTNLELVNLEGNYLQQLHPDTFITLRHSQVFRLSRVRNIHLSDNLLTTLPADIFSGCSELQSVFLHGNPWKCDCRMKWFSLWAQRNTGVLKCRQDRRYPRGLCPVCENPLLYRNRPLALLPNDAFPCTKPWIHPHLKQKNISLDEGDFIPVSPKDFIAPLGSIQMNLTDQFHNDASVTCTVQRPTAFENLTQTLEEEEGNNVTVLTTGITTYLVCNMNYEHIQQLWQILATYSDSPMRLERGLMLARSPEMVYQYSQIKTKDLEGEINTNIEAEIKASPAWLMQGEVSFQLDRTTTTFSALHIKYQSVVNLRMESTPPKRDRYSWVMIKQDNQTKTEYTVLTGGVVQLNCQIQGEPKPLLEWILPDASKVRAPYSSEDRRIIITAEGKFTLRGADISDTGLYWCIATNYLDADILIFRVTVLSPDVEQAEVNGVQLSRPLGEKLVFDCGSSGSPEASVSWILPDHSVLDMFHGNRKVFKNGTLLIEGLTARDRGFYRCLVANHLGVDLLVSQVTVTDKRPETATVFDSEGSGMMKEVTMDSNLTQNTAKLSEIPHSQSAHSTSQESRTITSDRPYPRHRSHGRVGFGGRLGQRRRGSVHNRHIWSSRVFNKVSRKVDPQKFAEFMKKAQDGSRKKTDKENERPKYEDTHTGYSGDNEIGSGEGQNEDHLIVLPMIVQPTANKPQRIFGQTETVTTTQISEGHILATTENDMENRFSNHIHSSKIIENRNMPTTEPYMQSTHMPIKSTFTKVPELIETKKFYTLQPVQHTVTDSSQETQLQLSGEAPAEPETSTEGAFFSTTDPNVTPMRDEPGPVDLVIHTDPESQTTFTAVTTTNRQQDKITFRTTQTIKSPHLPAGSTIISRQHIHIIPRKNNRGKGGRRIFQGRRRIIKPNRIHDIQSFINKLKQSTISKEGNASVPYQIQLTTDCNCDTDKKKIATTDLQVVRPTAPPSPSLQKTNRPASTQKTVASTTSHYVTSDPPFTNAQSRSEISSEYITSAGASELDPTPDPFFITAKELSVPTTATTTSASKVIRGRIPWNKLFGSRGKERILSRLRKPLTTPKTSTTAETTLTLTTTSVLMPATSANILVEADTLSPSRHTQSKESSLDDDYGDTSSADFQFTTLGSSLHQIPVTSLSDYSQSYTTAETPPELQTLPSPPTVKPIHQKNPDVTLSSGSGGPPDNLLVIRQRPGRTRGRLGRRRMPFRRRRPLRKPGITKVHPTEASSTEATSTETTVEAATQSQHAVSVYNSLYTPSRKDSRTTLVDQRSKEESDLYEEFDWASSGSSTYTTTQTPLITLATYDPATILIPHIAKGLHTTTQTRIHSNIRPLPQRNNGDTSRRLLVERIRTSLKGSGAKGNGDNSDTVTILSVQQGYNTSTPAPYIKKKDIAISTIYDQVSRYEATSASYAGFEPTTKVMTSKPKIVGGNAASFTVLSNSDAFLPCEAVGNPQPVITWKQLSPSTGRSITIKERMGKYEVLSNGTLSIPNATVKDRGQYFCLAENNHGSDKLIITLTVVAYPSRILEPKMREIKSYAGNTVEMKCKAEGRPMPVISWILANRTQVLGQNTEKGRVSVSAEGTLVIGHVSVYDRGHYKCIASNPAGADTATVRLQVVAAPPDIVEEKRQQLKASLGQNLWLPCTGHGTPQPTVHWVLHDGSTIRSNRPVSDTRMSMYENGTLHIKAVTPADSGKYECIATSSTGSERRVVTLTVGAQESAPQIVEISQRLTELSYGDQLRLNCSATGDPKPRIIWRLPSKTVVDHWHRMGSRIVVLDNGTLTVNTVSDKDAGDYICVARSKIGDDLQVMKVSVSMKPAKIEPKLHSKKQVPYGKDLKVDCKASGAPKPEISWGLPDGTLVNSALQSDASSRGGRERRYTLFENGTLYLNQVGMSEEGDYTCYAENQVGKDEMHVHISVVTASPSIRPHSQTYARVKPGGSIRFDCEATGEPKPKILWMLPSNDVIAASNERYLMHVNGSLDIRDVNVVDAGEYVCMARNPGGETRKVYKLDIDGNPPVINGYRQNRTVIKDIASKYSRKLIDCMAEGDPTPTITWIMPDNIFLTAPYVGSRINVHLNGTLEIRNVRPTDTAEFICLAKSDGGEAVMVVQLIVTSMLQRPIFKNPFNERVVSRNGKTIVLNCSADGQPTPEIIWTLPNGTRLTGGTSRGSRYQINNDGTLVIHSTHKEDAGKYRCGAKNLMGYIEKLIILEIGQKPYILTRPRGVIRSMSGEPLFLHCLSDGSPKPRIYWTIPGGHTLTRPQVLGRYQLVENGTLVIQDTTHHDRGNYICRARNDAGEAILTVPVIIISYPPRITIGPPPNVRVMTGRPIQLNCAATGIPKPEITWELPDHSVLSAAEKGRPMGSELLHPQGTLIIQKPTASDSGTYKCLAKNHIGTDSKVTYVLVL; from the exons ATGATTGTATGTGTGTCCAGCTCTCCATACCTGCAGAGGTGGTTGCTGAAGACTCTGTTGTTCCTGGCTGCTGTGCTGCCTTCAAGTGCTGACTGTCCCAAACCATGTGCCTGCCATGTTCCCACTGAAGTGCACTGTACCTTCAGATACCTAACTGCAGTACCTGACCACATCCAGCCAGCTGTGGAAAAAATTAACCTCGG gtaCAACAGTATAACTGTCCTGAGAGAAAATGATCTTTCAGGGCTTAAGAACTTGGAGCTGTTGATGCTACATAGCAACACTATACACACTACTGAAGACAGAGCCTTCAAAGACCTCGAGTCATTACAG GTCCTGAAGATGTCATACAATAAAGTAAAGATTATCAACAAAGAGACGTTCAAAGGCTTGGACAGCCTGCTGAGACTCCACATGGACCACAACCACATTGAGTTTATAAACCCAGAGGCTTTCTTTGGCCTTACCAACTTAGAATTGGTTAATCTGGAGGGTAACTACCTCCAGCAGCTCCACCCGGACACATTTATCACACTGAGACACAGCCAGGTTTTCAGGCTATCAAGAGTAAGAAACATCCACCTGTCAGACAACCTTCTGACCACTCTGCCTGCAGACATTTTCTCAGGCTGCAGTGAGTTACAAAGTGTCTTCCTCCACGGCAACCCCTGGAAGTGTGACTGCCGTATGAAATGGTTCTCCTTGTGggcacagagaaacacag GTGTGCTGAAATGCAGGCAAGACAGGAGATATCCCAGAGGCCTGTGCCCCGTTTGTGAAAATCCTCTGCTTTACCGCAACAGACCTCTTGCCCTTCTTCCCAACGATGCCTTTCCTTGTACCAAACCTTGGATCCATCCCCATCTAAAGCAGAAAAACATTAGCCTGGATGAAGGAGACTTCATTCCGGTTTCCCCCAAGGACTTTATTGCCCCATTAGGCTCAATACAAATGAACCTGACTGACCAGTTTCACAATGATGCCAGTGTAACCTGCACTGTGCAGAGGCCAACTGCTTTTGAGAACCTGACACAAACcttggaggaagaggaaggaaacAACGTCACTGTGCTTACCACTGGCATAACTACATATTTGGTGTGCAATATGAACTATGAACACATTCAGCAACTGTGGCAGATCCTAGCCACCTACAGTGACTCTCCAATGAGGCTAGAGAGAGGTTTAATGCTGGCCAGAAGCCCAGAAATGGTGTACCAGTATAGTCAGATAAAAACAAAGGATCTAGAGGGAgaaattaacacaaatattGAGGCTGAGATTAAAGCCTCCCCTGCATGGTTAATGCAGGGAGAAGTGAGTTTCCAGCTTGACCGCACTACTACCACCTTCTCTGCTCTGCACATTAAGTACCAGTCTGTGGTAAACCTACGTATGGAAAGCACACCACCTAAGAGAGACCGCTATTCCTGGGTTATGATCAAACAAGATAATCAAACCAAGACTGAGTACACTGTACTTACAG GTGGTGTGGTACAGTTGAACTGCCAAATCCAGGGTGAGCCAAAGCCTCTGTTGGAGTGGATTTTACCGGATGCAAGTAAGGTGAGAGCTCCTTATTCCAGTGAGGACAGGAGAATAATAATTACTGCTGAAGGGAAGTTCACTCTTCGAGGTGCAGATATCTCTGACACAGGCCTCTACTGGTGCATTGCCACAAACTACCTGGATGCAGATATCCTCATCTTTCGAGTGACAGTTCTGTCCCCTGATGTGGAACAGGCTGAGGTCAATGGTGTCCAGCTCTCCAGGCCACTGGGTGAAAAGCTTGTCTTCGACTGTGGCTCCTCAGGGAGTCCTGAGGCCTCAGTATCTTGGATTCTCCCTGACCACTCAGTACTGGACATGTTTCACGGGAACAGAAAAGTCTTTAAGAATGGAACACTGTTGATTGAGGGTCTCACAGCGAGGGATCGAGGATTTTATAGGTGTTTAGTTGCTAATCATCTTGGAGTTGACCTGCTTGTGTCTCAGGTGACAGTAACTGACAAAAGGCCCGAGACGGCAACGGTTTTTGACAGTGAAGGATCAGGGATGATGAAGGAGGTCACGATGGATTCTAACTTGACACAAAATACAGCCAAACTCAGTGAGATACCCCACTCTCAGTCTGCTCACAGTACTAGCCAGGAATCTAGGACCATCACTTCAGATCGACCTTACCCCAGACACAGATCACATGGGAGAGTAGGTTTTGGAGGTAGACTGGGACAGAGAAGGAGGGGGTCAGTCCACAACAGGCACATCTGGAGTAGTAGGGTCTTTAATAAAGTTTCCAGGAAAGTAGACCCACAGAAGTTTGCAGAATTTATGAAAAAAGCTCAAGATGGCTCGAGAAAAAAGACTGATAAAGAGAACGAGAGACCAAAatatgaagacacacacactggttaTTCTGGTGATAATGAAATTGGCTCTGGTGAGGGTCAAAATGAAGACCATCTCATTGTTCTCCCAATGATAGTACAACCAACAGCAAATAAGCCACAAAGAATATTTGGTCAAACTGAAACAGTAACAACCACACAAATAAGTGAGGGACATATTTTAGCAACAACGGAAAATGACATGGAAAACAGATTCAGCAATCACATTCATTCAagtaaaataatagaaaatagAAACATGCCAACCACAGAGCCATACATGCAGTCCACACATATGCCAATAAAGTCCACATTCACAAAAGTTCCAGAGTTGATTGAGACAAAGAAGTTTTACACCCTGCAACCAGTCCAGCATACTGTGACAGACTCTTCACAAGAAACCCAACTCCAGCTATCAGGAGAAGCACCTGCAGAGCCAGAGACATCCACAGAGGGTGCATTTTTTTCAACTACAGACCCTAATGTTACTCCAATGAGAGATGAACCGGGTCCAGTGGACCTAGTCATCCATACAGACCCTGAAAGCCAAACCACATTCACAGCAGTCACCACTACAAACAGACAGCAAGACAAGATCACCTTCCGCACTACCCAGACAATAAAATCCCCACACCTGCCTGCCGGATCCACTATCATCTCCCGGCAGCACATACACATCATCCCACGCAAGAACAACAGAGGAAAGGGTGGCAGGAGGATCTTCCAAGGCCGCAGAAGGATCATTAAACCAAACAGGATTCATGACATACAGTCCTTTATCAATAAACTTAAACAGTCCACTATAAGTAAAGAAGGGAATGCCTCTGTGCCATATCAAATTCAGCTGACCACAG acTGTAACTGTGATACGGATAAAAAGAAGATAGCAACCACTGATCTGCAGGTGGTCAGACCAACAGCACCTCCTAGTCCATCGctacaaaaaacaaatagaCCTGCCTCTACACAAAAAACTGTTGCTTCTACCACAAGTCATTACGTGACTTCAGATCCTCCATTCACCAATGCTCAGTCTAGATCAGAGATCTCCAGTGAGTACATAACATCAGCTGGTGCCTCTGAACTGGATCCTACACCTGATCCATTTTTTATCACAGCTAAAGAACTATCAGTCCCCACCACGGCCACTACTACATCTGCCTCTAAGGTTATTCGGGGAAGAATTCCGTGGAACAAGTTGTTTGGAAgcagaggaaaggaaaggataCTCAGCAGGCTTAGGAAGCCATTGACCACACCAAAAACCTCGACTACAGCTGAAACAACACTGACCCTAACCACAACCAGTGTTCTTATGCCTGCTACTTCTGCAAACATATTGGTTGAAGCGGATACTTTGTCACcatccagacacacacagagcaaagaaAGTTCATTAGATGATGACTATGGAGATACATCTTctgctgattttcagttcaCAACACTGGGTTCCAGCTTGCACCAAATACCTGTTACTAGTTTATCTGACTACTCCCAGTCTTATACCACTGCTGAAACGCCACCAGAATTACAAACTCTACCCTCTCCACCCACTGTCAAACCCATCCATCAGAAAAATCCAGATGTAACATTGTCATCTGGGTCTGGAGGACCACCTGATAATTTGCTTGTAATCAGACAGAGGCCTGGTAGGACAAGAGGACGACTCGGGCGGAGAAGGATGCCCTTTAGGCGAAGAAGACCACTAAGGAAACCTGGAATTACTAAAGTACATCCTACTGAGGCATCAAGTACAGAGGCAACAAGCACAGAAACCACAGTGGAGGCAGCCACACAATCACAACATGCTGTTTCAGTCTATAATTCCCTGTACACACCATCTCGAAAAGATAGCAGAACCACACTGGTTGACCAAAGATCTAAGGAGGAGAGTGACCTATATGAGGAATTTGACTGGGCATCTAGTGGTTCATCAACTTATACAACCACCCAGACACCTTTGATTACCTTAGCCACATATGATCCTGCCACTATCCTGATACCACATATAGCAAAAGGACTTCACACAACAACTCAGACCAGAATCCACAGCAACATCAGACCACTACCACAAAGGAACAATGGTGACACCAGTCGTAGGTTACTGGTGGAGAGAATTAGAACTTCTCTAAAAGGCAGTGGTGCTAAAGGCAATGGAGATAACTCTGACACAGTGACCATCCTTTCAGTTCAGCAAGGATACAATACCAGCACCCCTGCACcttacatcaagaagaaggataTTGCCATCTCGACTATTTATGATCAAGTCTCAAGATATGAAGCTACCAGTGCCAGTTATGCTGGCTTTGAACCCACTACGAAGGTCATGACAAGCAAACCCAAGATAGTGGGAGGAAATGCAGCTAGCTTTACTGTTCTGTCTAACTCAGATGCTTTCCTGCCATGCGAGGCTGTTGGAAACCCACAGCCAGTTATAACATGGAAACAATTGTCCCCAAGCacag GAAGAAGCATTACCATTAAAGAGAGAATGGGCAAGTATGAGGTGCTGAGCAACGGCACACTGTCCATCCCAAATGCCACTGTTAAGGACCGAGGCCAGTACTTCTGTCTAGCTGAGAATAATCACGGATCAGATAAACTTATTATCACCCTCACTGTGGTAGCCTATCCCTCACGCATTCTAGAGCCAAAAATGCGTGAGATAAAATCGTATGCAGGAAACACAGTCGAGATGAAATGTAAAGCAGAGGGCCGGCCCATGCCTGTGATATCTTGGATCTTGGCCAACCGTACTCAAGTTTTGGGTCAAAACACAGAGAAGGGAAGAGTATCAGTATCTGCTGAGGGGACTCTGGTTATTGGGCATGTGTCTGTTTATGACAGAGGTCATTACAAATGTATTGCCAGTAATCCTGCTGGAGCTGACACTGCTACGGTCCGACTGCAGGTCGTGGCAGCTCCACCAGATATCGTGGAGGAGAAGCGGCAGCAGCTAAAAGCTAGTCTTGGCCAAAATTTATGGCTACCCTGCACTGGTCACGGCACCCCACAGCCTACTGTTCACTGGGTTCTCCATGATGGGTCAACAATACGATCTAACAGACCCGTAAGTGACACACGGATGTCCATGTATGAGAATGGGACTCTTCACATTAAGGCTGTGACTCCAGCCGATAGTGGAAAATATGAATGCATTGCTACCAGCTCGACTGGCTCAGAGCGAAGGGTCGTGACTCTGACAGTAGGAGCACAAGAATCTGCACCTCAGATAGTGGAGATATCCCAGCGCTTGACTGAGTTATCTTATGGGGATCAGCTAAGACTAAACTGTTCAGCAACAGGAGACCCTAAACCTAGGATAATCTGGAGGCTACCTTCCAAAACTGTGGTGGACCACTGGCACAG GATGGGCAGCAGGATAGTCGTTCTCGATAATGGTACTCTCACTGTTAATACTGTGAGTGATAAAGATGCCGGAGATTATATCTGTGTGGCCCGAAGCAAGATTGGTGATGATCTACAAGTTATGAAAGTCAGTGTATCAATGAAGCCAGCCAAGATAGAGCCTAAGCTACACAGCAAGAAGCAGGTGCCCTATGGTAAGGACTTAAAAGTGGACTGTAAAGCCTCAGGAGCCCCAAAGCCAGAGATCTCCTGGGGTCTACCAGACGGTACATTGGTCAACAGCGCTTTGCAGTCTGATGCCAGTAGTAGAGGAGGACGAGAGCGTCGCTACACACTGTTTGAAAATGGAACTCTTTATCTAAACCAG GTTGGAATGTCAGAGGAAGGGGACTACACCTGCTATGCTGAGAACCAGGTGGGAAAAGATGAGATGCATGTTCATATCAGCGTGGTTACAGCTTCCCCCAGTATACGTCCACACAGCCAGACCTACGCCAGAGTAAAGCCTGGAGGGAGCATCCGTTTTGACTGTGAGGCAACTGGGGAGCCTAAACCCAAAATATTGTGGATGCTGCCCAGTAATGATGTAATAGCAGCATCAAATGAACGCTACTTAATGCACGTTAATGGTTCTCTTGATATTAGAGACGTCAACGTAGTTGATGCAGGTGAGTATGTTTGTATGGCTCGCAATCCTGGTGGAGAAACCAGAAAAGTTTACAAGCTTGACATAGATGGGAATCCACCTGTGATCAATGGCTACAGACAGAACAGAACTGTCATTAAAGATATAGCATCTAAATACTCCAGGAAACTCATAGACTGTATGGCTGAAGGGGATCCCACTCCTACTATTACTTGGATCATGCCTGATAACATCTTTCTAACAGCACCATACGTTGGTAGTAGAATTAACGTCCACCTAAATGGGACACTAGAGATACGTAATGTGCGCCCTACTGATACAGCAGAGTTCATTTGCCTGGCTAAAAGTGATGGAGGAGAAGCAGTAATGGTGGTGCAGCTGATTGTTACAAGTATGCTCCAAAGGCCAATCTTCAAGAACCCCTTCAATGAACGTGTTGTGTCTCGGAATGGGAAAACCATAGTTCTGAATTGTTCTGCTGATGGACAGCCAACGCCAGAAATCATTTGGACTTTGCCTAATGGAACACGGCTTACTGGTGGAACTAGTCGTGGCTCTCGTTACCAAATAAACAATGATGGGACTTTGGTCATCCACAGTACTCACAAAGAAGATGCTGGGAAATATCGCTGTGGTGCCAAGAATCTCATGGGCTACATAGAGAAGCTAATAATTCTGGAGATTGGGCAGAAGCCTTACATCTTGACAAGGCCCAGGGGTGTTATACGCAGTATGTCTGGGGAGCCTCTCTTCCTTCACTGTCTATCTGATGGGAGTCCCAAACCAAGAATTTACTGGACCATCCCTGGTGGCCACACTCTTACTCGGCCTCAAGTCCTCGGCCGCTACCAGCTGGTAGAGAATGGTACTCTTGTAATTCAGGACACTACCCACCACGACCGTGGAAACTACATTTGCAGGGCTCGGAATGATGCCGGGGAGGCTATACTTACTGTCCCTGTTATTATCATTTCCTACCCTCCACGAATCACAATAGGACCACCTCCCAATGTGAGGGTAATGACTGGAAGACCTATTCAGCTCAACTGTGCTGCCACTGGGATCCCCAAGCCAGAGATCACCTGGGAGCTTCCCGATCATTCAGTTCTGTCAGCAGCAGAAAAGGGACGACCTATGGGTAGTGAACTGCTCCACCCTCAGGGCACACTAATCATCCAGAAGCCCACAGCCTCTGACTCTGGAACATACAAATGCCTTGCCAAGAACCACATAGGTACAGACTCAAAGGTCACATATGTACTtgtactgtga